One Mobula birostris isolate sMobBir1 chromosome 4, sMobBir1.hap1, whole genome shotgun sequence DNA window includes the following coding sequences:
- the LOC140196990 gene encoding extracellular calcium-sensing receptor-like → MIFAIKEINRDQNLLPNVTLGYRIHDSCACPSQSLRAALTLVNGQEKVIPEVKCNGVAPIPVITGESGSTQSITISRAVAPFGISMISYFSTCACLSNRKEFPTFFRTVPSDLFQAKALAQLVKHFGWTWIGTIAGDNEYVRYGVLSFSEQVKHAGVCIAFAETILRTDPKERILKIVDTIKTSTVKVILAFASEGDFYPLLREIVHQNMTGIQWIASEAWITAARPSTKENFKSLGGAIGFASHKMKIPEFQKFLFSLPPPNSTDSFITAFWETLFGCTFKADTHDSKRCSGKENLQQVNNTFFDTSDLRASYNVYKAVYAIAHAPHSLLPCRNKLLGSNLCTNISNVQPWQLLHHLKNVRFTNCLGELIYFDPNGDPPASYDIINWQLNDKGLVEHVTVGYFDASAAPGKEFKINEDIILWHRNQSTVPPSVCSESCPPGMRKAAQNGQPVCCFDCILCAAGEISNVTDSVECMKCPLEYWSSDDRQQCILKEVEFLSFEDTMGIILTTVALFGTFTTLAILTVFVCCKDTPIVKGNNCELSFLLLFSLILCFLCSLTFIGKPSVWPCVLQHTLFSIVFVLCVSCILVKTIVVLKAFQATIPQKNMMKWFGAAQQRSTFCACTLVQVLICVAWLAMAPPFPARNMTYYHAKVILECDVGSLVVFYCALGYIGVLSGLCFVLAFSARNLPGNFNEAKLITFSMLIFCAVWLTFIPAYVSSPGKYIVAVEIFTILSSSFGLLFCIFLPKCYIILFRPEENTKQSLMGKGPTKKG, encoded by the exons ATGATCTTTGCTATAAAGGAGATAAACCGAGATCAAAACCTCCTCCCGAATGTGACACTTGGATACCGGATCCATGATTCATGCGCCTGTCCTTCGCAGTCTCTAAGGGCGGCCCTGACGCTAGTTAATGGCCAGGAGAAAGTTATTCCTGAAGTTAAATGCAATGGAGTTGCCCCTATCCCCGTCATCACTGGAGAATCTGGATCAACCCAGTCCATAACCATTTCAAGAGCAGTTGCACCCTTTGGAATTTCAATG ATTAGTTATTTCTCTACTTGTGCATGCCTAAGCAACAGGAAAGAATTCCCTACGTTTTTCAGAACTGTGCCAAGCGATTTATTTCAAGCCAAGGCTTTAGCTCAGCTTGTAAAGCATTTCGGCTGGACCTGGATTGGAACCATCGCAGGAGACAATGAATACGTGCGATACGGGGTTCTGTCATTTTCTGAGCAAGTAAAGCACGCTGGAGTCTGCATCGCTTTTGCGGAAACGATCCTCAGAACCGACCCCAAGGAAAGGATACTCAAGATTGTTGACACTATAAAAACGTCAACTGTGAAGGTTATTCTAGCTTTTGCCTCCGAGGGTGATTTCTACCCTTTGCTGAGAGAAATTGTGCATCAGAACATGACGGGGATCCAATGGATAGCAAGTGAAGCTTGGATTACAGCCGCAAGACCATCCACCAAGGAAAATTTCAAATCTCTCGGGGGCGCTATAGGATTTGCAAGTCACAAAATGAAAATCCCCGAATTTCAAAAGTTTCTTTTTAGCCTACCCCCTCCAAATTCAACTGATAGCTTTATAACTGCTTTTTGGGAAACGTTATTTGGTTGCACTTTTAAGGCAGATACACATGACTCTAAGAGATGCTCAGGGAAAGAGAACTTACAGCAGGTGAATAATACCTTCTTTGACACCAGTGACCTGAGAGCGTCCTATAACGTCTACAAGGCAGTTTATGCCATAGCTCATGCACCCCACAGCTTGCTACCTTGTCGGAATAAATTGCTGGGATCCAACCTTTGTACTAATATTTCAAACGTCCAGCCATGGCAG CTCCTCCATCACTTGAAAAATGTAAGATTTACCAACTGCCTTGGAGAACTCATCTATTTTGATCCAAACGGGGACCCACCTGCATCATATGACATTATAAACTGGCAGCTGAATGACAAGGGCTTGGTTGAACATGTTACAGTTGGTTATTTTGATGCATCTGCAGCACCGGGAAAGGAATTTAAGATAAATGAAGATATTATTCTGTGGCACAGGAACCAAAGCACA GTCCCTCCGTCCGTCTGCAGTGAAAGCTGCCCACCTGGAATGAGGAAGGCTGCACAAAATGGACAACCTGTTTGTTGTTTTGACTGCATCTTATGTGCTGCGGGAGAAATCAGCAATGTAACAG ATTCAGTTGAATGCATGAAATGTCCTTTGGAATACTGGTCCAGTGACGACAGACAACAGTGCATACTCAAAGAAGTCGAGTTTCTTTCGTTTGAAGATACCATGGGAATTATACTGACGACTGTAGCATTATTTGGAACATTTACCACTCTGGCTATTCTGACTGTCTTCGTGTGTTGTAAGGACACACCCATTGTTAAAGGCAATAACTGTGAGCTGAGTTTCCTCCTGCTCTTTTCCTTGATACTCTGTTTCTTGTGCTCGCTGACATTTATTGGCAAGCCCTCCGTCTGGCCCTGTGTACTACAGCACACGCTGTTCAGCATTGTGTTTGTCCTGTGCGTATCCTGCATTCTGGTGAAAACGATCGTAGTGCTGAAGGCGTTTCAGGCAACCATTCCTCAGAAGAACATGATGAAGTGGTTCGGGGCTGCCCAGCAGAGGTCCACTTTCTGTGCGTGCACTCTCGTCCAAGTTCTGATCTGTGTGGCGTGGCTCGCAATGGCCCCACCATTCCCTGCGAGAAACATGACATATTATCATGCAAAGGTTATTCTGGAGTGTGATGTGGGGTCTCTAGTAGTTTTCTATTGTGCGTTAGGCTACATTGGCGTTTTATCCGGCTTGTGTTTCGTTCTGGCTTTTTCAGCGAGAAACCTACCTGGTAATTTCAACGAAGCTAAACTCATAACCTTTAGCATGCTGATCTTTTGTGCTGTCTGGCTGACCTTCATCCCCGCCTATGTCAGCTCACCTGGTAAGTACATCGTCGCCGTTGAGATCTTCACAATTTTGTCATCCAGTTTCGGTTTGCTTTTCTGCATTTTTCTTCCCAAGTGCTACATTATCCTGTTCAGACCGGAGGAGAATACGAAGCAGAGTTTGATGGGGAAAGGCCCTACCAAGAAGGGATAA